One genomic segment of Garra rufa chromosome 13, GarRuf1.0, whole genome shotgun sequence includes these proteins:
- the LOC141283752 gene encoding enoyl-[acyl-carrier-protein] reductase, mitochondrial-like → MLAAPVNPADMNMIQGSYPILCPLPAVGGNEGVGEVIEVGRDVTSLRPGDWVLPIFAGFGTWRTGAVCEEDELISVPKDISVLGAATIFVNPCTAYRMLHDFQTLTPGCTVIQNASNSAVGQAVIQIASALGLKTINIIRDRPNCAELIDELRSMGADYVLTEEEVMSTGLHQVFEEVPKPKLGLNCVGGLSGGLVLSNLDYGGTMVTYGGMAKRPLQIPAKSFIFHNVTLKGFWLTHWKRKHKEDKAQLKAMLDAVCEFMRGGQLSAPHCVQTPFHQYTHALQATVQSHRRKHVLIM, encoded by the exons ATGCTCGCGGCACCCGTCAATCCTGCAGACATGAACATGATCCAGG GTTCGTACCCGATCTTGTGTCCTCTCCCAGCGGTGGGAGGAAATGAAGGGGTGGGTGAAGTGATAGAGGTGGGCAGAGATGTCACATCTCTCAGACCTGGTGATTGGGTCCTGCCTATATTTGCTGGCTTTG GTACATGGAGGACAGGCGCTGTGTGTGAAGAAGATGAGCTCATCTCTGTTCCCAAAGACATCTCTGTTTTGGGTGCCGCCACAATCTTCGTAAACCCCTGCACTGCGTACAGAATGCTGCACGACTTTCAAACACTCACCCCTG GTTGTACAGTGATTCAGAACGCCTCTAACAGTGCTGTGGGACAGGCTGTGATTCAAATTGCTTCAGCGCTAGGCCTGAAAACCATTAACATCATCAGAGACAG ACCAAACTGTGCTGAGCTGATCGATGAGCTTCGGTCAATGGGAGCCGATTATGTGCTGACAGAAGAGGAAGTGATGTCAACAGGGCTTCATCAGGTCTTTGAG GAAGTTCCCAAACCTAAGCTGGGCTTGAACTGTGTTGGAGGCTTGAGCGGAGGACTTGTGTTGTCTAATCTCGA ttatggAGGCACAATGGTCACATACGGAGGGATGGCCAAAAGACCCCTCCAGATCCCTGCT AAATCCTTTATATTCCACAATGTGACTCTGAAGGGCTTCTGGCTGACACATTGGAAAAGAAAACACAAAGAAG ATAAAGCCCAGCTGAAGGCCATGTTGGATGCTGTGTGTGAGTTCATGAGAGGTGGACAGCTGTCTGCGCCACACTGCGTTCAGACACCATTTCATCAGTACACACACGCATTACAAGCCACTGTGCAATCACACCGCCGCAAGCACGTTCTTATCATGTAG